A stretch of the Aggregatibacter sp. HMT-949 genome encodes the following:
- a CDS encoding DUF1778 domain-containing protein has product MRTATINLRAMPNQRDLIDYAAELLGKSRSDFMLESACNNAKNVILDRTLFQLEEEKFNQFLTALEQPVDHHSMDKLFSIKAPWIE; this is encoded by the coding sequence ATGCGTACAGCGACAATTAATCTCCGAGCTATGCCTAATCAGCGGGATTTGATTGATTATGCGGCAGAGTTGCTCGGCAAAAGCCGTTCTGATTTTATGTTAGAGTCAGCATGTAATAATGCTAAAAACGTTATTTTAGATCGAACACTATTCCAGCTTGAGGAAGAAAAATTTAACCAATTTTTGACCGCACTTGAGCAACCTGTTGATCATCATTCAATGGATAAACTCTTTTCGATTAAAGCTCCTTGGATAGAATAA
- the mnmA gene encoding tRNA 2-thiouridine(34) synthase MnmA, whose protein sequence is MLSKTYNQHFATLSAEQLAENATKKVICGISGGVDSSVSAFILQQQGYQVEGLFMKNWEEDDDTDYCTAAADLADAQAVCDKLGIKLHKINFAAEYWDNVFEHFLSEYKAGRTPNPDILCNKEIKFKAFLEYAAEDLGANYIATGHYVRRAGDDNAQLLRGLDANKDQSYFLYTLSHKQVGQSLFPVGDIEKPIVRAIAEDLGLVTAKKKDSTGICFIGERKFKDFLARYLPAQPGDIRTVDGEVIGRHDGLMYHTLGQRKGLGIGGLKNAGEEAWYVVDKDVKNNELIVAQGHDHPRLFSKGLMAKQLHWVDRQPIREPFRCTVKTRYRQTDIPCVIEPIDDETIRVIFNEPQAAVTPGQSAVFYLGEVCLGGGIIEERLTLE, encoded by the coding sequence ATGTTATCAAAAACTTACAACCAACACTTTGCAACCTTAAGCGCTGAACAACTTGCCGAAAATGCCACAAAAAAAGTGATTTGCGGGATTTCGGGCGGAGTGGATTCTTCAGTTTCCGCGTTCATTCTTCAACAACAAGGCTATCAAGTAGAAGGTTTGTTTATGAAGAACTGGGAAGAAGATGACGATACCGATTATTGTACCGCAGCAGCCGACCTCGCAGACGCGCAAGCAGTGTGCGACAAGCTCGGCATTAAGCTGCATAAAATCAATTTTGCGGCGGAATATTGGGATAATGTGTTTGAACATTTCCTTAGTGAATACAAAGCGGGCCGCACGCCGAACCCGGATATTCTGTGCAACAAAGAAATTAAATTTAAAGCGTTCTTGGAATATGCAGCGGAAGATTTAGGCGCGAATTATATTGCCACCGGGCATTATGTGCGTCGTGCAGGTGATGATAATGCGCAATTATTACGTGGTTTAGATGCCAATAAAGACCAAAGCTATTTCCTTTATACGCTTAGCCACAAACAAGTAGGGCAAAGTCTATTTCCGGTAGGCGATATTGAAAAGCCGATTGTGCGCGCCATCGCGGAAGATTTAGGTTTGGTCACGGCGAAGAAAAAAGATTCGACCGGTATTTGTTTTATCGGTGAGCGTAAATTCAAAGACTTTTTAGCGCGCTATTTGCCGGCACAACCGGGCGATATTCGTACGGTGGATGGCGAAGTGATCGGTCGCCATGATGGCTTGATGTATCACACTTTAGGTCAGCGCAAAGGCTTAGGCATCGGTGGTTTGAAAAATGCCGGTGAGGAAGCGTGGTATGTGGTAGATAAAGACGTGAAAAATAACGAACTGATTGTGGCACAAGGACACGATCATCCTCGTTTATTCTCCAAAGGCTTAATGGCAAAACAGCTTCATTGGGTCGATCGCCAACCGATTCGTGAACCATTCCGTTGCACAGTAAAAACCCGCTATCGCCAAACGGATATTCCTTGTGTGATTGAGCCTATCGACGATGAAACTATCCGCGTCATTTTCAATGAACCGCAAGCAGCAGTGACGCCGGGTCAATCCGCCGTATTTTATCTCGGTGAAGTTTGCCTGGGCGGCGGTATTATTGAAGAACGTCTTACCCTCGAGTAA
- the proC gene encoding pyrroline-5-carboxylate reductase produces the protein MQHKLIAFIGGGNMAQAIVLGLLKQGYPAEQIIVNDPNETKRAFFAELGVQTAQDNAVSAKRADAVLLAVKPQMMAEVCRCLAGVDFSDKLLISIAAGISTARLQALIPSAQSVVRVMPNTPALVNEGMAGLFAAKNTAQVDCIFVQELLNTVGKTLWLHDEAQMHAVTAASGSSPAYFFQMLEAMQQALVEMNLDADSACALVRQAIFGAAKMAIDNTQLDFSTLRRNVTSKGGTTEAALAVFNAQHFNQIVAQAMQACAARSQEMEKLF, from the coding sequence ATGCAACACAAATTAATCGCCTTTATCGGCGGCGGCAATATGGCGCAAGCAATCGTACTTGGTTTGTTAAAGCAAGGCTATCCGGCTGAGCAGATTATTGTGAACGACCCAAACGAAACAAAACGCGCATTTTTTGCCGAACTCGGCGTGCAAACGGCACAAGATAACGCGGTTAGCGCAAAGCGTGCCGATGCGGTGCTGTTGGCGGTGAAACCGCAAATGATGGCGGAAGTGTGCCGCTGCCTAGCGGGGGTTGATTTTAGCGATAAATTATTGATTTCCATCGCCGCAGGCATTTCTACCGCGCGCTTGCAAGCATTGATTCCGAGTGCCCAATCCGTAGTGCGCGTGATGCCAAATACGCCGGCACTCGTAAACGAAGGCATGGCAGGCTTGTTTGCGGCTAAAAATACCGCGCAAGTCGATTGCATTTTCGTACAAGAATTGTTGAATACGGTGGGCAAAACCCTTTGGCTGCACGATGAAGCGCAAATGCACGCAGTCACCGCAGCATCCGGCAGCAGTCCGGCGTATTTCTTCCAAATGTTGGAAGCGATGCAACAAGCGCTGGTCGAGATGAATTTAGATGCCGACAGCGCCTGCGCCTTGGTGCGACAAGCCATATTCGGTGCGGCCAAAATGGCGATCGATAATACGCAACTCGACTTTTCCACATTACGCCGAAACGTCACGTCCAAAGGCGGCACGACGGAAGCGGCATTAGCCGTATTCAACGCGCAACATTTTAATCAAATCGTCGCACAAGCCATGCAAGCCTGCGCCGCGCGTTCGCAAGAAATGGAAAAATTATTCTGA
- the rpsB gene encoding 30S ribosomal protein S2, producing the protein MAQVSMRDMINAGVHFGHQTRYWNPQMKPFIFGARNGVHIINLEKTLPLFNDALAELTRIASNNGKVLFVGTKRAAQEAVEAAALDCQQYYVNHRWLGGMLTNWKTVRQSIKRLKDLETQSQDGTFDKLTKKEALMRSREMEKLELSLGGIKNMGGLPDALFVIGADHEHIAVKEANNLGIPVFAIVDTNSTPAGVDYVIPGNDDATRAIQLYLTAAAAAVKEGRGNNVEAIAEELVVEVEATEQ; encoded by the coding sequence ATGGCACAAGTTTCAATGCGCGACATGATCAACGCGGGCGTACACTTCGGACACCAAACTCGTTACTGGAATCCACAAATGAAACCTTTCATTTTTGGTGCACGTAATGGTGTTCACATCATCAATCTTGAAAAAACCTTACCTTTATTCAACGACGCGCTTGCCGAATTAACCCGCATCGCGAGCAACAACGGTAAAGTTTTATTCGTCGGTACGAAACGCGCAGCTCAAGAAGCGGTAGAAGCCGCGGCATTAGACTGTCAACAATATTATGTAAATCACCGTTGGTTAGGCGGTATGTTGACTAACTGGAAAACAGTTCGTCAATCAATTAAACGTTTAAAAGATTTGGAAACCCAATCTCAAGACGGTACTTTCGACAAATTAACCAAAAAAGAAGCGTTAATGCGTAGCCGTGAGATGGAAAAACTTGAATTAAGCCTCGGCGGTATCAAAAATATGGGCGGTTTACCGGATGCGTTATTTGTCATCGGTGCGGATCACGAACATATCGCGGTGAAAGAAGCGAACAACCTTGGCATTCCTGTATTCGCTATCGTGGATACCAACTCTACACCAGCCGGTGTGGATTATGTTATCCCGGGCAATGATGACGCAACTCGCGCAATCCAACTTTATTTAACGGCTGCAGCAGCAGCGGTGAAAGAAGGTCGCGGTAACAATGTTGAAGCGATTGCGGAAGAATTAGTTGTAGAAGTGGAAGCGACGGAACAATAA
- a CDS encoding phosphoethanolamine transferase has protein sequence MNTQKTYRILATLFVFICALTAGYFMLIGSGMFPSPNAVLILLSTALILLLSSSKKSFYFIMLPLGLAHAFYTPTGLNFGAPSYQYIASVFATDMLETKEFLLQIPLTSYLIAIAIPILLFVQYKSAVKFGVKFYRNKTFIVLTTLLFAFYLPIAEPLKETLSSTLKIIDEMQKLKQMSQSNNWGKSVLENSRYDDYVIVLGESARKDYHQAYGYPIENTPFMSNAKGTLIDGLRSAGTNTVASLRLMLTLPNKEKWEPNYDLSLVDLVKSAGIKTYWLSNQGMLGEFDTPVSSLAAKSDETIFLKKGGSFNSTNFSDFDLLPKLTQVLEDPIQGKRFIVLHIYGSHPLACDRVEDYPKIYKDEEIDPKYGYLNCYVSSIKKTDEFLKRVYEQLEENSTKTGRTFSMIYFSDHGLCHQQDEKNNVLLFNQNCFSREHHDIPLFKLSSDDSERKEYKAFKSGLNFLEGVATWIGIKNPKLTQEEDLFSSQADKDDFGLQKRINEKYRKDDDPAIDIRPKHK, from the coding sequence ATGAACACACAAAAAACTTACCGAATTTTAGCCACGCTTTTCGTTTTTATTTGTGCCCTGACAGCCGGCTACTTTATGTTAATCGGTTCGGGGATGTTTCCGAGTCCCAATGCGGTGCTAATTTTACTCTCCACTGCGTTGATTCTTTTATTAAGCAGTAGCAAAAAATCTTTCTATTTTATTATGTTGCCGCTGGGGTTGGCGCACGCCTTTTATACGCCCACCGGTTTAAATTTCGGCGCGCCGAGCTATCAATATATCGCTTCTGTGTTCGCCACTGATATGCTGGAAACCAAAGAGTTTTTGCTACAAATTCCGCTGACAAGTTATTTAATTGCCATTGCGATCCCAATTTTGCTATTCGTGCAATATAAAAGTGCAGTTAAATTCGGCGTTAAATTTTATCGTAACAAAACCTTTATTGTACTGACGACCTTGCTTTTTGCATTTTATTTACCGATTGCCGAGCCGCTTAAGGAAACGCTGAGTTCTACGCTAAAAATAATAGACGAAATGCAAAAACTCAAACAAATGTCGCAATCCAATAATTGGGGCAAATCCGTACTGGAAAATTCTCGTTACGACGATTATGTAATTGTATTGGGCGAAAGTGCACGCAAAGATTATCATCAGGCGTACGGCTATCCGATTGAAAATACGCCATTTATGTCGAATGCAAAAGGAACGCTGATTGACGGCTTGCGCTCCGCCGGCACTAATACCGTCGCCTCGTTACGTTTAATGTTAACCTTGCCGAACAAAGAAAAGTGGGAGCCGAATTACGATTTGAGTTTAGTCGATTTGGTCAAATCCGCCGGCATTAAAACCTATTGGCTATCAAACCAAGGTATGTTGGGCGAATTCGATACGCCGGTATCGTCACTGGCCGCAAAATCTGATGAAACCATTTTCTTAAAAAAAGGAGGCAGTTTTAATTCCACCAACTTTAGTGATTTCGATTTACTGCCTAAACTCACTCAAGTATTAGAAGATCCAATTCAAGGGAAACGTTTTATTGTATTACATATTTACGGCTCGCATCCGCTGGCGTGCGACCGTGTGGAAGATTATCCAAAAATTTATAAAGATGAGGAAATCGATCCGAAATATGGCTATTTGAACTGCTATGTTTCTTCCATTAAGAAAACCGATGAATTTTTAAAACGAGTGTATGAACAGCTTGAAGAGAACTCGACGAAAACAGGACGCACGTTTTCGATGATTTATTTTTCCGATCACGGTTTATGCCATCAACAGGATGAAAAAAATAACGTGTTGTTATTTAATCAAAACTGTTTCAGCCGCGAACACCATGATATCCCGCTGTTTAAATTGTCGTCCGATGATAGCGAACGGAAAGAATACAAAGCATTTAAATCCGGTTTGAACTTCTTAGAAGGTGTTGCAACTTGGATCGGCATTAAGAATCCGAAACTTACTCAGGAAGAAGATTTATTTTCTAGCCAAGCGGATAAAGACGATTTCGGCTTGCAAAAGCGCATTAATGAGAAATATCGTAAAGATGATGATCCGGCAATCGATATCCGACCGAAACATAAATAA
- a CDS encoding GNAT family N-acetyltransferase — MAGYSFPESLSNQHHLTTFDCGEEVLNQWLKRNALKNQISQASRTFVVCDQNKNVVAYYAMASGAITHLQATGNIRRNMPDPIPVIILGRLAVDKSVQGRHFGAAMLKDAVLRAKSVSEQIGVRALLVHALNEKAKAFYLSYGFQPSPIDDLTLMLKL, encoded by the coding sequence ATGGCTGGTTATTCTTTCCCTGAATCGCTTTCTAATCAACATCATTTGACAACATTCGATTGTGGTGAAGAAGTATTAAATCAATGGCTTAAGCGCAATGCATTGAAAAATCAAATTAGTCAGGCTAGCCGAACTTTTGTGGTTTGTGATCAAAATAAAAATGTAGTGGCGTATTATGCGATGGCGTCCGGCGCGATTACTCACTTACAGGCTACCGGTAATATTCGCCGAAATATGCCGGATCCCATTCCCGTTATCATTTTAGGGCGTTTAGCAGTAGATAAATCAGTACAAGGCAGGCACTTTGGGGCAGCTATGTTAAAAGATGCGGTACTGCGCGCTAAATCAGTAAGCGAACAAATTGGCGTTCGCGCATTACTTGTCCATGCTTTGAATGAAAAAGCGAAAGCATTTTATCTTAGTTATGGTTTTCAACCTTCACCGATTGATGATCTCACATTAATGTTAAAACTTTAG
- a CDS encoding aromatic amino acid transporter, whose translation MNKTVGSTLLVAGTMIGAGMLAMPLTSAGIGFGFTIVLLLSLWALLTFSALLFVELYQTAESDAGIGTLAEQYFGKAGRIVSTLVLIVFLYALIAAYVSGGGSLLMDLLPATGDTGSSNKLAVLLFTVIFGTFIVIGTHSVDKINRVLFFVMIAAFVLVLSLMLPKIQFDNLMAMPIDNALMISASPVFFTAFGFHGSIPSLNKYLGGNVNALRRSILVGSGITLGAYILWQLSTHGLLTQNDFLQILQEDATLNGLVKATLAITGSSIIAGAVKLFSTLALVTSFLGVGLGLLECIEDLLKRSFNRSAGRITLGLFTFIPPLIFALFYPEGFILALGYAGQMFAFYAVVLPVSLVWKARRLHPHLPYRVRGGNLALFVVLALGVAITAIPFAIRAGYLPFVVG comes from the coding sequence ATGAACAAAACCGTAGGCAGTACATTACTCGTCGCCGGTACCATGATCGGCGCAGGCATGCTCGCCATGCCGCTCACTTCGGCCGGCATCGGTTTCGGCTTTACCATCGTTTTATTGCTATCACTGTGGGCATTGCTTACTTTCAGCGCCTTATTATTCGTTGAACTGTATCAAACCGCCGAAAGCGACGCGGGCATTGGCACGCTTGCCGAACAGTATTTCGGCAAAGCGGGACGCATTGTTTCCACCTTGGTTTTAATCGTTTTTTTATATGCATTAATCGCCGCTTACGTCAGTGGCGGCGGTTCACTGCTGATGGATTTATTACCCGCCACAGGCGATACGGGCAGCTCCAATAAGCTCGCCGTGTTACTCTTTACCGTGATTTTCGGCACATTTATTGTAATCGGCACCCATTCGGTGGACAAAATCAATCGCGTCTTATTTTTCGTGATGATCGCCGCGTTCGTGCTGGTGTTGAGCTTAATGTTACCGAAAATCCAATTCGACAACTTAATGGCAATGCCGATCGACAATGCTTTAATGATTTCCGCCAGCCCGGTGTTTTTCACCGCATTCGGTTTTCACGGTTCCATTCCGAGTTTAAATAAATATTTGGGGGGGAACGTAAACGCGTTGCGCCGGTCGATTTTGGTCGGTTCGGGAATTACGCTCGGCGCCTATATTTTATGGCAACTTTCCACCCACGGCTTACTCACGCAAAACGACTTCTTACAAATTTTGCAAGAAGACGCTACCTTAAACGGCTTAGTGAAAGCGACGCTTGCGATAACCGGCAGCAGCATCATTGCCGGCGCAGTAAAATTATTCTCAACCTTGGCCTTGGTAACATCATTTCTAGGCGTGGGGTTAGGTTTGCTGGAATGTATCGAGGACTTACTAAAACGTTCCTTTAACCGCTCCGCCGGCCGCATCACGCTCGGTTTATTCACCTTTATTCCGCCATTGATTTTCGCTTTGTTCTACCCGGAAGGTTTTATCTTGGCGCTTGGCTACGCCGGCCAAATGTTCGCCTTCTACGCAGTGGTATTGCCGGTCAGCTTAGTATGGAAAGCGCGCCGTCTCCATCCGCATCTGCCGTACCGCGTCCGAGGCGGCAATCTGGCCTTGTTCGTGGTGTTAGCGCTCGGCGTGGCAATTACCGCCATTCCGTTTGCCATCCGCGCCGGATATTTGCCTTTCGTGGTCGGTTGA
- the nqrM gene encoding (Na+)-NQR maturation NqrM — MQTLFFTLIAFVAIILLMSIGFIVKKKSLKGSCGGLSTLGIAKACDCDKPCDTLQSKLDAGDEQAKAEYEQKFTKKNDDSSFYEVK; from the coding sequence ATGCAAACTTTATTTTTCACTCTTATCGCTTTTGTCGCCATTATTTTACTGATGTCTATCGGTTTTATCGTTAAAAAGAAAAGTTTAAAAGGTAGTTGCGGCGGTTTATCCACCCTAGGCATTGCCAAAGCCTGCGACTGCGACAAACCTTGCGATACGCTCCAATCCAAACTCGATGCGGGTGATGAACAAGCTAAAGCAGAATACGAACAAAAATTTACCAAGAAAAATGATGATTCGTCGTTTTATGAAGTGAAGTAA
- the tsf gene encoding translation elongation factor Ts, with translation MAEITAALVKELRERTGAGMMECKKALVEANGDIELAIDNMRKSGQAKAAKKAGRVAAEGVILARIENGFGVLVEMNCETDFVAKDAGFLGLANEVADYAAAHKGTTIEQLQAHFEEKRAALVAKIGENMTIRRVAYLDGKVIAQYLHGAKIGVLVAGEGSAEELKKVAMHVAASKPEFVNPEDVSAEVVEHERQIQIDIAINSGKPKEIAEKMVEGRMKKFTGEVSLTGQAFVMDPSVSVGDFLKSVNTSVSNFIRLEVGEGIEKVEEDFAAEVAKITGGNA, from the coding sequence ATGGCTGAAATTACAGCAGCATTAGTAAAAGAACTGCGCGAACGTACCGGCGCAGGCATGATGGAATGTAAAAAAGCGTTAGTTGAAGCGAACGGCGACATTGAATTGGCCATCGACAACATGCGTAAATCCGGTCAAGCGAAAGCGGCGAAAAAAGCCGGTCGCGTAGCCGCAGAAGGTGTAATTCTTGCACGTATTGAAAATGGCTTCGGTGTATTGGTCGAAATGAACTGCGAAACCGACTTCGTTGCGAAAGATGCGGGCTTCTTAGGCTTGGCAAACGAAGTGGCGGATTATGCCGCCGCGCACAAAGGCACGACAATTGAACAATTACAGGCGCATTTTGAAGAAAAACGTGCGGCGTTAGTAGCGAAAATCGGCGAAAACATGACTATTCGTCGTGTCGCTTATTTAGATGGTAAAGTCATCGCACAATACTTACACGGCGCGAAAATTGGTGTGTTAGTGGCGGGCGAAGGGTCTGCGGAAGAACTCAAAAAAGTAGCAATGCATGTTGCTGCGTCTAAACCTGAATTCGTTAACCCGGAAGACGTTTCCGCCGAAGTGGTAGAACATGAACGTCAAATCCAAATCGACATCGCGATTAATTCCGGTAAACCGAAAGAAATCGCAGAGAAAATGGTTGAAGGCCGTATGAAGAAATTTACCGGCGAAGTGTCTTTAACCGGTCAAGCATTCGTGATGGATCCGTCTGTTTCTGTAGGTGATTTCTTAAAATCTGTAAACACTTCTGTGTCTAACTTCATTCGTTTAGAAGTGGGTGAAGGTATCGAAAAAGTGGAAGAGGATTTTGCCGCTGAAGTGGCTAAAATTACCGGCGGTAATGCTTAA
- the rdgC gene encoding recombination-associated protein RdgC, which translates to MWFKNLMSYRLTKSLEWDLTQLQTQLETCRFHPCGVQDQSKFGWSAPLRGSDLLYFSVGKQILLVAQKEEKMLPANVVKRELAHRIESLEEKENRKLKKNEKQTLKDDVVMNLLPRAFSKNQYTALWIDTESGLLHVDAASAKRAEDVLALLRKSLGSLPVVPLAFANEPSTILTDWITQDNLPHWLIALEEAELRGSQEDSVIRCKKQPLENEDILALLQEGKKVVSKLALEWEDTLTFVFNEDGSLKRLKFADSVREKNEDISKEDFAQRFDADFVLMTGILAKLTENLLEAFGGEKVRL; encoded by the coding sequence ATGTGGTTCAAAAATTTGATGAGTTATCGTCTTACCAAGTCGTTGGAATGGGATCTCACGCAGTTACAAACGCAGTTGGAAACATGTCGATTCCATCCTTGTGGCGTGCAAGATCAAAGTAAATTCGGCTGGTCTGCGCCGTTGCGCGGTTCGGATTTACTGTATTTTTCTGTCGGTAAACAGATTTTGTTGGTGGCGCAAAAGGAAGAAAAAATGTTGCCGGCAAATGTTGTTAAACGCGAGTTAGCGCACCGCATTGAAAGCCTTGAAGAAAAAGAAAATCGCAAGCTGAAAAAAAATGAAAAGCAAACTTTAAAGGACGACGTGGTGATGAATTTATTGCCGCGTGCTTTCAGCAAAAATCAATACACGGCGTTGTGGATCGATACGGAAAGCGGTTTGCTGCATGTGGATGCGGCTTCTGCCAAACGGGCGGAAGACGTGTTGGCGTTATTACGCAAATCCCTCGGTTCTTTGCCGGTGGTGCCGCTTGCCTTTGCCAACGAACCAAGCACGATTTTAACCGATTGGATTACGCAAGATAATTTGCCTCATTGGTTGATTGCGTTAGAAGAAGCCGAACTGCGCGGCAGCCAAGAAGACAGCGTGATTCGTTGCAAAAAACAACCGTTGGAAAATGAAGACATTCTCGCCTTGTTGCAAGAGGGCAAAAAAGTCGTGAGCAAATTGGCGTTGGAATGGGAAGATACTTTAACTTTCGTGTTTAACGAAGATGGTAGCCTAAAACGCCTTAAATTTGCCGATAGCGTGCGGGAGAAAAATGAAGATATTTCGAAAGAAGATTTTGCCCAACGTTTTGATGCGGATTTTGTGTTAATGACAGGAATTCTGGCGAAATTAACCGAAAACTTGCTGGAAGCGTTCGGTGGGGAAAAGGTGAGATTGTAG
- the pyrH gene encoding UMP kinase, protein MSRPIYKRILLKLSGEALQGDEGFGIDPSILDRMAIEIKELVEMGVEVGVVLGGGNLFRGAKLAKAGMNRVVGDHMGMLATVMNGLAMRDSLFRADVNAKLMSAFQLNGICDTYNWSEAIKMLREKRVVIFSAGTGSPFFTTDSAACLRGIEIEADVVLKATKVDGVYDCDPAKNQDAKLYKNLSYDEVIDKELQVMDLAAFTLARDHGMPIRVFNMGRPGALRNVVLGTEEGTTIC, encoded by the coding sequence ATGAGCCGACCGATTTATAAACGTATTTTATTGAAATTAAGTGGTGAAGCATTACAAGGCGACGAAGGATTCGGTATTGATCCGTCAATCCTTGATCGCATGGCGATTGAAATCAAAGAATTAGTCGAAATGGGGGTAGAAGTTGGCGTCGTGCTAGGTGGTGGTAACTTATTCCGCGGCGCAAAATTGGCGAAAGCCGGCATGAATCGTGTGGTGGGCGACCACATGGGAATGTTGGCTACGGTCATGAACGGTTTAGCGATGCGCGATTCCTTATTTCGAGCGGATGTAAACGCAAAATTGATGTCGGCGTTCCAACTAAACGGTATTTGCGACACTTACAATTGGTCGGAAGCGATTAAAATGTTACGTGAAAAACGCGTGGTGATTTTCTCCGCCGGTACCGGCAGCCCATTTTTTACCACCGATTCGGCCGCCTGTTTACGCGGTATCGAAATCGAAGCGGACGTTGTGTTAAAAGCGACGAAAGTAGACGGCGTATATGATTGCGATCCGGCGAAAAATCAGGATGCCAAACTGTATAAAAATCTAAGCTACGATGAAGTGATTGATAAAGAATTGCAGGTGATGGACTTGGCAGCGTTTACTTTAGCGCGCGACCACGGCATGCCGATCCGTGTGTTCAATATGGGGCGTCCGGGTGCATTGCGTAACGTAGTGCTCGGCACGGAAGAGGGCACTACGATTTGTTAA
- a CDS encoding class I SAM-dependent methyltransferase, with protein MNQKTSIYYHEHFFALYRKLRANPISLNEIVEKPTMLALLPDLHGKKLLDLGCGCGEHLRLYLQQGAAAVTGLDLSVNMLAQAHHDLLQCGADTTVCSLYHLPMENLADLPEDGFDVITSSFAFHYVQDFPALLASIADKLAPGGTLLFSQEHPITTCHKEGERWEKDNNKQQVAYRLNHYREEGERDRNWFKQPFKTYHRTVATIVNDLIAAGFQIERMAEPMLADQPEWLDEFKDLQHRPVLLFVRAKKIVSA; from the coding sequence ATGAATCAGAAAACCAGCATATACTACCACGAACATTTTTTCGCGCTTTATCGAAAGCTTCGTGCCAATCCGATAAGCTTAAACGAAATTGTGGAAAAGCCGACCATGCTTGCGTTATTACCGGATTTACACGGCAAAAAATTGCTCGATCTTGGTTGCGGCTGCGGCGAGCATTTACGGCTTTATTTGCAACAAGGCGCGGCGGCGGTGACGGGGTTGGATTTATCCGTCAATATGTTAGCGCAAGCCCACCACGACTTGCTCCAATGCGGTGCTGATACGACAGTCTGTTCTTTGTATCACTTACCGATGGAAAATTTAGCCGACTTGCCGGAAGACGGTTTTGACGTGATTACCAGTTCTTTCGCTTTTCATTATGTGCAAGATTTTCCTGCGTTGTTGGCTTCAATTGCCGATAAATTAGCGCCCGGCGGCACGTTGCTGTTTTCTCAGGAACATCCAATAACCACTTGCCACAAAGAAGGCGAACGCTGGGAAAAGGATAATAATAAACAACAGGTTGCGTATCGTTTGAATCATTATCGCGAGGAAGGCGAGCGCGACCGAAATTGGTTCAAACAGCCGTTTAAAACTTACCATCGCACCGTTGCAACAATTGTTAACGATTTAATTGCGGCGGGGTTTCAAATCGAGCGAATGGCAGAACCGATGCTCGCCGATCAACCCGAGTGGCTCGATGAATTTAAAGATTTGCAGCATCGCCCGGTGTTGCTTTTCGTTCGGGCAAAGAAAATCGTTTCGGCGTAA